The following proteins come from a genomic window of Coffea arabica cultivar ET-39 chromosome 11c, Coffea Arabica ET-39 HiFi, whole genome shotgun sequence:
- the LOC113715978 gene encoding uncharacterized protein, which translates to MERYFKRKSMEKESSNKEEAKDNESAKKDNKRSCMGINLDELPADPAQRKKIGDYHPNLQDEIRRYYLQKGPCQLREHVFPQRKIGKKMRRFVRGWFDDYKNWLEYSIEKDAAYCLCCYLYRPDVGEQSGGDSFIKEGFTNWKKKDRFDVHVGGPNSAYNLRWNIQKDISNALTSETTSIIVNDIGHGLFAILCDESRDASTKEQLAVVIRYVDSHGYVIEHFLGILHLRDTTALSLKKAIDVLFSKQGLSISQIHGQGYDGASNMRGEYNGLKTLIMKENGFAYYIHCFAHQLQLSLVRVAKKHVQVSSMYNTLSTLVHVLEGSSKRQEILKEQCLKKVVDDLMTGDLVSGRGLNQETSLQRACDTCWGSHFGSLLKLVLMYDSVIDVLLIIENDGLVE; encoded by the exons ATGGAGAGATATTTCAAGAGGAAATCAATGGAAAAAGAATCATCCAATAAAGAAGAAGCCAAGGATAATGAAAGTGCAAAAAAAGACAATAAAAGAAGTTGCATGGGGATTAACTTAGATGAATTACCTGCTGATCCagcccaaagaaaaaaaattggggaTTATCATCCAAACCTTCAAGATGAAATTCGGAGATATTACTTACAAAAGGGACCATGTCAACTTCGTGAGCATGTTTTTCCACaaagaaagataggaaaaaAGATGCGTCGATTTGTTCGCGGCTGGTTTGATGATTACAAGAATTGGTTAGAATATAGTATTGAAAAAGATGCCGCTTATTGCTTATGTTGTTATCTATATAGACCAGATGTGGGCGAACAATCTGGTGGTGATAGTTTCATTAAGGAAGGATTcacaaattggaaaaaaaaggaTAGATTTGATGTTCATGTTGGTGGTCCTAATAGCGCATACAATCTGAGGTGGA ATATTCAAAAGGATATTTCAAATGCTTTGACAAGTGAGACTACAAGCATTATTGTAAATGACATTGGACATGGATTGTTTGCTATTTTATGTGATGAATCTCGTGATGCATCAACAAAGGAGCAATTAGCAGTTGTTATTCGTTACGTGGATTCACATGGATATGTGATTGAGCATTTTCTTGGTATTCTACATTTAAGAGATACTACTGCTCTTTCACTTAAGAAAGCAATTGATGTTTTATTTTCAAAGCAGGGTTTGAGCATATCACAAATCCATGGTCAAGGTTATGATGGTGCTAGTAACATGCGAGGTGAATACAAtggtttaaaaactttgatcaTGAAGGAAAATGGTTTTGCATATTATATTCATTGTTTTGCACATCAGCTGCAATTGTCACTTGTAAGGGTTGCAAAGAAACATGTCCAAGTCTCTTCTATGTATAATACATTGTCTACCTTAGTGCATGTTCTTGAAGGTTCATCTAAAAGACAAGAAATTCTTAAAGAACAATGCCTTAAGAAAGTCGTCGATGATCTAATGACTGGAGATCTTGTGAGTGGTCGAGGCTTAAATCAAGAAACTAGCCTTCAAAGAGCTTGTGATACATGTTGGGGTTCACATTTTGGCTCGTTGTTAAAGTTGGTTCTTATGTATGATTCTGTAATAGATGTTCTTTTGATAATTGAAAATGATGGTCTGGTGGAGTAA